In a single window of the Tribolium castaneum strain GA2 chromosome 8, icTriCast1.1, whole genome shotgun sequence genome:
- the LOC135266901 gene encoding histone H2B has protein sequence MPPKTSGKAAKKAGKAQKNISKSDKKKKRRRKESYAIYIYKVLKQVHPDTGISSKAMSIMNSFVNDIFERIAAEASRLAHYNKRSTITSREIQTAVRLLLPGELAKHAVSEGTKAVTKYTSSK, from the coding sequence atgccaccaaagacaagcggtaaagcagcgaaaaaggctggaaaagctcaaaagaatatttcgaagagcgacaagaaaaagaagcgcaggaggaaggaaagctatgcaatctatatttataaggtattgaagcaagtacaccccgataccggtatttcgagcaaggcgatgagcatcatgaacagtttcgttaatgatatctttgaacggatcgccgctgaagcttctcgtcttgcgcattacaacaagcgttcgacgattacgagccgggaaattcaaacagcggttcgtctcttgttgcctggtgaattggcaaagcacgcagtctctgaaggtaccaaagccgtcaccaaatacacaagttcaaaatag